GCTGAGGCCGCTGCTGGAGGCCGCGGCGGCCCACGACCGCGGCGTCTTCGTGCTGGCGGCGACGTCCAACCCCGAGGGGGCGACCGTCCAGCGTGCGGCCTTTGACGGCCGTACGGTGGCGCAGCTCGTCGTCGACCAGGCGGCGGTGGTGAACAGGTCCATGAGCCCCTCGGAACCCGGCTACGTCGGCGTGGTGGTCGGTGCGACGGTGTTCGAGGCGCCCGACGTGAGCGCGCTGGGCGGCCCGGTGCTGGTCCCCGGCGTCGGGGCGCAGGGCGGGCGGCCGGAGGCGCTGGGCGGCCTCGGTGGCGCGGCGCCGGGGCAGCTGCTGCCCGCCGTCGCGCGCGAGGTGCTGCGCGCCGGGCCGGGCGTGGCGGAACTGCGGGCCGCGGCCGAACGGATGCTGGCGGCCGTCGCCTACCTGGGGGCCTAGCTGCGCCCGGGACGGCTCAGTCGGACGCCAGCGCGGCGTCGGGCCGCGCGGTCTCGACGATCACGGTGGTGGCCTTGACGACGGCCACCGCCACGCTCCCGGGCCGGAGCTTGAGTTCCTCGGCCGCCTCGGTGCTCATCAGCGACACGACGGTGAACGGCCCGCACTGCATCTCGACCTGGGTCATGACCTTGTCGCTGACCACCTCGGTCACCAGGCCGACGAACCGGTTGCGGGCCGAGCTGCCGATGCTGAGCGGGTCGGGC
This genomic window from Mycobacterium saskatchewanense contains:
- the pyrF gene encoding orotidine-5'-phosphate decarboxylase, whose translation is MTGFGARLAEAKARRGPLCLGIDPHPELLRAWGLPATVDGLSAFCDTCVEAFAGFAVVKPQVAFFEAYGSAGFAVLERTIAALRAAGVLVLADAKRGDIGTTMAAYATAWAGDSPLAADAVTASPYLGFGALRPLLEAAAAHDRGVFVLAATSNPEGATVQRAAFDGRTVAQLVVDQAAVVNRSMSPSEPGYVGVVVGATVFEAPDVSALGGPVLVPGVGAQGGRPEALGGLGGAAPGQLLPAVAREVLRAGPGVAELRAAAERMLAAVAYLGA
- a CDS encoding TOBE domain-containing protein; translation: MPNLRIRQAAELLGVSDDTVRRWINQGTLAVSHDAAGRKVIASEDLARFARTNAPAPPPDPLSIGSSARNRFVGLVTEVVSDKVMTQVEMQCGPFTVVSLMSTEAAEELKLRPGSVAVAVVKATTVIVETARPDAALASD